From a region of the uncultured Desulfobacter sp. genome:
- a CDS encoding PEP-CTERM sorting domain-containing protein: MKRLFTLVLSMLLLLGVSTSAQALVIFNDWSLNLDTVGEAGLTGQVDNINQILFDGIAYSQTNDTNGDGIPGIGEIGATDGLLASYMYTETPGSPAPTTESWGFEMTFTYSMNSVGIDPATGSNYEHLAAGTTLSGSDAYLQRDGMLYVYIDASADADTTDGSGFSDGTLIAKFALVAGVGGQFSTVTMDGHDDATYELVWALDNVLLDSYGNDLQDSIGTDAASITITDTNFDGDDDANGMYDSTYGSWNPGTQSSTNFIASLNGSGGMGGSAVPEPATILLFGFGLLGVAGISRRKKG, from the coding sequence ATGAAAAGGTTATTTACTTTAGTATTGTCAATGTTATTACTGCTCGGTGTGAGCACATCTGCTCAGGCACTGGTTATATTTAATGACTGGTCATTGAATTTAGATACCGTTGGGGAAGCAGGCTTGACAGGTCAAGTTGATAATATTAACCAAATTTTATTTGATGGTATTGCATATTCTCAAACAAATGATACCAATGGGGACGGAATACCCGGCATAGGTGAAATTGGGGCAACCGATGGGTTGCTTGCTTCTTATATGTATACAGAAACTCCAGGGTCACCGGCACCTACAACCGAATCCTGGGGTTTTGAGATGACTTTTACTTATTCCATGAACTCAGTTGGAATTGATCCTGCAACAGGTTCTAACTATGAACATCTGGCTGCGGGCACAACATTGAGTGGAAGTGATGCTTACCTTCAGCGAGACGGAATGCTGTATGTTTATATTGATGCCTCTGCTGATGCTGATACAACTGACGGCTCAGGTTTTTCAGACGGAACACTAATTGCAAAATTTGCTCTTGTGGCGGGTGTTGGCGGACAGTTTTCTACGGTGACTATGGATGGACATGACGATGCAACTTATGAATTAGTTTGGGCTTTGGATAATGTTCTTCTTGACTCTTATGGTAATGATTTGCAAGATTCAATTGGAACGGACGCTGCTTCCATCACGATCACCGATACTAACTTTGATGGTGACGACGATGCTAACGGCATGTATGATTCTACATACGGAAGTTGGAATCCTGGAACCCAGTCATCTACTAATTTTATTGCATCCTTAAATGGCTCAGGTGGAATGGGTGGTAGTGCTGTTCCTGAACCTGCCACAATCCTGTTATTCGGTTTCGGCCTCCTTGGTGTTGCCGGAATTAGCAGAAGAAAAAAAGGTTAG